The genomic interval CATCCAATGCTACGTGCTTCGagaaccgtacttttcatgtttcaagcatgtaaaatccattgcaCAACTCGTGAAAGTCTCGCTTTCGTGGGTTTACTTAACTCAGCTTCGCCttggatcaacaaaatacacacgaaaactctacttttcatcttttgaAACATATCTGAGATGTCCATTGCTTGTGACAAACTCATCTGAGAATAATTCGTACAAagataaatcgtttttcacaaaaaactttGTCTGTTATCCCtaaattattgttgtgataAACGTCAGATTTCTCTCCGTGTTGGTCCCTACATCGATCATCATCAACACACTACGTTTATAATGGATTCAATTGCATTATATTGTTACCAGAGTCAGTAAGGCAGAGGGGTTGCAACGGtcgacaataaataaaatcctaagaaaatgtttacgattaaaattgacaaaacgtTTCtgcaaattataaaattattttaccaaGTGGGAATATGGCAAAGTAGCAAAGAATCTCGTTTCCGTGAAACTGGGCGGAAATTGTTCTACGCTTTTTTCGGTGCtttgtttccaatttttcttgcaaCTAATGCTTTTTTATGTACCGATAGAAACGAATCTATTTTTTCAGCAAACGGTGCAATTATAGTGTCTGTATTGTACGTGAAATTGTTGTACCTTCTGTTCAAGAAGCAAGAAATTCTCGGATTTTTTAATGACCAGAGCGTCGttcattcaattgaaaatcgtgaaaTATATGAGAAAACAAGCAAAACGATAAGGAAATTTATGAGTTTCGTTCGTCCATATTGTTTGGCCTTCTTTATAACTGCTTTTTTGCTCGTTCTAATCGAATTGCCAATATTCTCCGCCCGTAAAGGTTTGCCTGCTTTTATTAGTTTATCGTGGAACGACTCAGAAATTATCTATTGGTTGGCGTACTTTTAtgtaacattttcaattttcatgtgCATCTCAATCAACCTTTTTACGCCATTTATTTGGTACATAATGCTGAATTATTCCATCGAGTATGAATTGTTGGGACATAAATGCCGCAGATTAGGAGCGGGAAAGAAAACTGTCGAGACAAGAGTAAAGAAACAGAAAGATTTCGGGTTGACACAACGAAGTATGTTCGCTGAAAGTTTGATTGTTTTGATAAAAGCTCATCGCAGTTTGGCCGGGTACAACTTTTCTCGCATTTggttaaatttcaaataattgttttaaatCAAATCACAGAACAATAGAACGATTCAGATCCTGCTTTTCCACATTATTTATGGGTCAAATCACAACCAGTGGCATTGGTATTTGCGTCTCAGTTTACAATTTAGCCTTTGTGAGAATGGTTAAAAtaacttaagaggcatcgatacttaactaaaattgtagcctacatttgcgtgtctcgTATTTCAGCTTTGaagatatcttttcatcaaaatcctttttgaaaaatatacgACCGccataacgaccacgaatgtgtctgcttaaaatgaaaattagatttggctgcagtcgtttgaccagctctgagaaaagtcagcagtttaaggaaatttttataaactgCTACGTTTCCTCAGAGCTGTTCAAACTGCCAcaaacaaatctattttctgttgaaagctaacaaaTTTGTGGTCATTATTGCGgtcctatatttttgaaaaaggattcagGTGGAgcaatatcatcaaaagtaagctaaaatccagtatttaaaaatcgaccaaatgtatgcttttcaacAAAGCATCGATACCTCTTAAAgtaacgcacttcaagcatgattGATTGTAGtggtcagctgcagaaagtactctattttacataaaaatgtttttacagtgttttacgtttgtatgatacactgccactcatgcttgaagtgtgttgcTTAAAGTCACATAATGAGGCTCAACTGGTACAGTTTCGTCCCAAATTAGGCTTCGAAGGAGAGCATCGTTCAAAGAGAAATGAATCTCGTTTTACTGCTCTATGGAATTTTCGATATTCTGTTTGTGATGTACTTGGCAAACGACATTACCCTAGCGAGTGACAGATTATCTTACTGCTTATTTGAGTCAAATTGGACTGAGCAGACAGAATCatgtaaaaaatatgttctcaTCATGGGCGAAGTGTTGAAGCAGCCGCAACGACTTATGATCTTGATATACCCAATGAACTTAGAGACGTTTATGACGGTGAGTTCATGACCTCtaatatttttatcgaaataaatttaatttttacgaACAGATAATTAATGGTGCGTACAGcatgttcaacattttgaaaaattttcagtaaaaaagGCAATAGAAAGGAAATTGTTAATCAAGTTGGTCGCATTCGTTTGGGGGTTTCAAAAATATGCCACACTCGGCAAAACACAAAGGCCGTAATCTGCTATTTGTTTCGTGAACAAAAACGGTTAATCacaccaaggctgtaaactttggacAGTATCGTCATCTTATTAGATACGAGGGAGCaagaacacaccacttctgatgattttgtagttataaaaaaaaaattcaacacatCAACACGGTGACAAGAATCATCATaaaaggtgaatttttgtattaaatcCGACATTTTATCCTCAAGTGTAGTGTGCTATCCGCGTATCTATATCTGCGTCACCTACCCTCTGTTTACAGCTTTGAATCATACCTTGCCTCACACAtgtaatgcttgatttcctcttacgcCGTTTACGCTCCGTTTACATTCCgtttactctttaaacaataaaaaggcgtggtttagctaaacggagcgtaaacggcgtaagaggaaatcaagcataagCCGTTGTGATCACCTTTggagcaaaataaaaattaccaAGTTATGCAATTCGGGCTCTTGATGGAAGTTCGTATTTTATTCCCCGGGTAAACAAATAAACGATTCCGTCAATTAAATTTCCCGTTGACTTCACTAGGCActtttttacaaagaaaacaaaaaagataagTTAAGTCCGTAGAGCCTCTGTTTTGGGACCCAATTTAATctttatttcagaaaaatattctCATCCAGTAAAAAATCCTTTCAAATACTCAGAAAACACTTCGGGACTATAAGACTATTATATTGAtgtgaaatattaaatttatcatCGAAAGTCTGGTATCTATCTCCGACTTCTAGTTAGATAATACACATAATCGGCCTTTAACAAAACGTGTGTCATTTAAATGTAtattggaaataaataaataattcacgATCGGCATGTTTTACTAATTTTTCAAGGTTGTTGCGACTATAATCTCTTTGCAACACCAACGATACCATTGATTTCTTCGAGTCTAATCATACGTTCACACAAACAGTCAATAATATGCACTCAGCTGTATccagtgttaaaagagagtgaaaattttgacatataaCCCATCGAGATCAGTTGGATTAACtggtttttagacccgtacgaagtactggggtcttataggtttacgcatacgtttgtaacacgtcgaattggactccctgagtaaggggaaacctattgtggttgtctagagatgccaaatccgcgaaaaaaaaaatgtccgtctgtctgtctgcacgttaacttgagtaaaacgcatccgattttgaaaattcttttttttttcccgtttggtaatgtcaaaagacaggctaagttcgaagatgagtgattttggatcgacccctcccgagctgtggcccaataagtgctttacggtttttcgaagatatctccggacatttaaacgttaaacttgtaagtgatacgtcaaataaaaggtatttacaataccgatcgacaaaaaaaagtttatggaaattggatgaccgactcgtgagttagaccccttggtgtggaacaggcacagggcggcaagcagtttttgcttgtaggtcggccacatttgaacatatttcgtctgttttagctttattagatagatattgaccgtaccaatcagggaaatttttttttttgaaattatgttctccggagcgtgagctatgtctcttggagtgagctcttatctggctactcggaagtacagtgaacgtggtgtattttgacaatatctccagtaaattttgaccgaatttcatgaattttttttgtttgaaaggtattaacgaatgtaaagcgtcggtactatttccggtctcctaacaaaatggctgccggcggccatattggattttagtaaaatagaaatatcttgggaaaaatgatacttagagagtttctgttaacatggaaataatttgttatgtgtgtggggtttcagggattccatatacggacatctatatatacctatatacagctatattgagctatatacaggcatatagagctatataatagcatatatttatctgtgaaatgtttatttatagtgaaatatagttaaatatagcggtatatagctgtttaaataggaatttatgaaatttgtcttcgtacggggccgctatattgcctccggcaatttagttgtatatgataacaaggcaaagagtggataatgtaagtgattttaaagggagaatagtttttcagcagagaacataatgaagtaagagaaatgaagagtttcacattaaaggcttttgatacgaataggtgtttcgtacgggtcggcgttagctatgttttcacctgtttttacgctcttttaacGCTGTATaacagtgttaaaagagcgtaaaaGATAGAGAAATGACCAGTTGCTTAACTGGTTTCGATGGGTGATACgttaaaatttgtatgtaaaagtccagttaacGAAGaacaaaccagttaatttaactgagctcgatgggtgaacactctttttgacattctcttttaacactatataatatatatagtATGTAGTATATATGTAGACtattatgatcagagcgagaaaatcGAGGATTGATTAATTATGACTTGCCTGTCTAAGGGGTACCTGTCAAAGTATttacttctctttcaacatgttacaatgcaagcgagaaaaccgaagatcagtttattataacttgccttggggtacttgtcaaatctctctctttcatcataatacTCTATTGTAAAAACTGCCATTTTTAATACATTTCATCatacacggcagagtaaagttaaccaggcaggagtggaCGTTTGACAAGAGACCTGaacaatctagtagccctatatttttttgcgaaaaaactttttcaatttatgtcagtgttcatttgagttcattttcatccagtgtattaggtcatttatttgacgtttcgaaaatgaaccgctactgcctgggttatagattgtggaaattgttttcgtcactaccgcaaaaatcagcgatggctCTGCtttcgagtcggtcttttgagatacgaattttttttttttttattaaatgcaGCTGTTTTACTAAGTAAAACACGCACGGGGGCCACCGTTTGGGCCCATTGTgctacgaaatttaaaaatcaaagtcatttgttaggaaattaaattttcgatcacattgtccatgaaaatattggtcggtgaagtgacagaagtgaccgacctgccgacagcgtcaatcattgacagtcctgtgaaatagtgctcaaatccataatctattttactctgccgtgcatCATAGCATCTGCAACTAAGCAGTAGAACATATTTTCCAAGAGGGACCTGCGTATACAACCCTACTATGTTGTCATTATAAAAGATCAGAGTTGCCGCCTTACTATATTCTGGACACACATGCTCTAGTTGTTGACAGAATTAGTTTcgataattaaatatttcatctaattgtttattgacaaattttctttaaagaatAATATTTGTCAAGTTTGTGCGAATTTGTATAAATCTGTTTGAAATGACCTACTCGTCTACATTTTAAAGtgaactaaaaatttaaaatttttgtcacattAGAGGgtctcattaaatttatacTCGTGGcggttcaaaaaatgttgtttattttgtggcaGATCATATTAGAGAGGCTAAAATATCcggtaaaaaaatctgttctagtgcttggttcagtgctatgatTTCATGAGTATGTTTCAAAGGACTTTAATAGACACAATATGTAAAAGTGATTTTGACAAGTAGGTGCTCAACAGGGCGATCCTTGCGGTCCACCTGCATTCAGCCTATGCCTGCAACCAATTCTTGAAGGAATGGCAACAGAACTCAACATATGGTATCTGGATGATGGCACGCTATGTGGAGATCCAAAGGAAGTATTatccaattttgaaaaattaatcatTGAATGTGAACATATCGGATTGAACCCATCtaaatgtgaaatatttttctgctCAAATCCAGATGACTCAGTTATATCAAGTTTTAACGAAGTTTCTCCTGGAATCAAAGTAATAACTGAAGACTTGGAATTACTTGGAGCACCACTAACGAATATCGCAACAAAAAGTCTTTTGAACAAGAAGAAGATTGAATTGTCAACAATGATGGAACGGCTGTCCAATTTGAAACATCATATCGCCTTTTACATCTTGAGGCATTGCCTATCGATTCCGAAATTAACATATATACTGAGAACAAGTTGCTGCTTTGACGTTGAACAAGATCTACAAGAAATCGATTTCACTATCAAGCGGtcacttgaagaaaatgttaattcaCGTTTAAGCGATGAACAATGGACAATATCATCTTTACCAGTGCATTTTGGTGGTCTGGGAATCAGGAAAGTTACGGAATTGGCACTACCAGCTTTTTTAGCTTCCATAAATTCAGCGATTGAGCTCGTCAACATGATgttaacacaaatttcagatGAGTCAATCGTTGCAAATTATATGGAAAGCTTATCTAAGTGGTCATGTATGAATGAGAGTAATCTCCcagaaaacaaagaaaatcagaaaacttGGGATCTCATTATCATCAACAAAACAGTCAATTCTCTGCAACTTTCAACCGAAGAACAAAAGGCACGCTACAATGCATCTCTTGCAAAAGAATCTAATGGATGGCTCACTGTCTTACCATCACGACATATTGGAACTTTACTTGATGATAACACTTTCCGAATCTCGGTTGCATTACGTTTGGGCTTAGACATATGTATTCCTCATCAATGCAAATGTGGAGAAAAATGGAATACACGGATTGTCTTGTATATATAGTGCTGGTCGTCATGCTTGTCATAGCGATTTCAACAACATCATACACAGAGGTCTTCAATCTGCTTATTTTCCATCGAAATTAGAACCGCCTTAATACCATGGAGTCATGGCAAAATGCTCGTATGGGACGCAACTATCCGTGATACACTTGCTCCTTCATATCTTCATTCTTCTTCGTTAAAGACAGGTATTTTGGCAAATAGAGCAGCGatggaaaaaagaaatgattatAAAAAGTTGATATCGGACAACTACATCTTTCTGCCTTTCGCCTGCGAGACATTGGGACCATGGTGTGAAGAAGCTGTTAAATTCATCGATAAATTAGGAAAACTGATTCAACTACGTGAAAAAACTAGGGGAAAAAAGATCGAAGCAATACTTGAAACAGCGAATGAGTATTGCCATACaaagatgaaattttttatattatttctaATGATGTATAAATGATAttaattgtttgtttaaattaaaatataagaTTTTGACACTAGATGCGCGCGTAGACTGTCACTCGAGATTGCAGGACACAATGTGATTTGTGTGCTAACCAAGCATTTATCATAGagtttcatacaacgtttcgattttcgtcactgagttgagagaTTTATAGAACTTAGTGacataggtttgttccaagtaactgtaaacacgaactttgacaacccgaacaacgacaatttcatccatagcaacgtcgcttacgtgacatttcatacaaatcgagcaacgtcgcctacgcgattttcACAGAGATGTTAATGAGGCACGGTGagcttaaaaaattttttattcgacctctcgtggacatggGATATTTTTATAGGAATGTGCTCAGGGGCCTCCCAGGATGACGAAATGACTATTcccaaaatatttcgatgggaaaatttttaattagatcgatttttcgttttttttggacttGCGGGAAGCTTAGAATACTGTTTGGACCCTACTGGTTACTCgtttgaacacaaaaatatagttgctGTTTAGCCTGACGTgtaagctttacagcgataccaatcatgatattcatgactaccaacaaacatcttGTATGAGCATAGTCATTCAACTAGGTCGATGCGAATTTGAAAGGCTCTATCACACGTGgatgatttctattttgtctcaaaaagtatgtttagttattttacataatttaaggggttaataaatttcgaaaaatgagTTTGTATTTCATTCTGATATAATCTTTGTTGGTAGACCTGAACAACCATCCGATTTTCTTCGTATAATGTCTCATTTTTTAGTGGaaacaactaaaatgttttagaattagcttagaatagCTATTGGAGAAATTACAtacgaaacaaaagaaaatacaaccAAGGTCTGAGAATTTTTGACTCGAGATAGTGCAATTTGCTCATGGGTGCaatttataaacttttttatttcgagTCAAAAATCTTCTTTCGACCTTCAAACGAGTCACCAGTAGGGTCCAAACAGTATTCTAAGCTTCCCGCaggtccaaaaaaacgaaaaatcgatctaattaaaaattttcccatcgaaatattttgggAATAGTCATTTCGTCATCCTGGGAGGCCCCTGAGCACATTCCTATAAAAATATCccatgtccacgagaggtcgaataaaaaattttttaagctCACCGTggaggttatggttctgtggatgaaatttgacaattcatatggccttggaacaaacctatatttTTGGCTGTGCTGTGacattcttaaaatcgatttttttaccAGGAAGCCAtaatggctcatttttggccaaatagAGAAAAGTGTAGATTATGTCTACTTAGAGGTCGGAACAGATCAGattaatctgaaaattttcagagcAGATTgcaaaaattctgattttccgatttcagtttgaattttaaatttttaaattttaaatcaatctgaactgaatctgaaaattcagatcgtcttttttcagtttcagaTCAGATAAAAGTGATCTGTTCCGAACTTTATGTCTACtacaattttcttcatttgaccaaaaatgtgccatcatggcttcatggtaaaaaatcgattttaagaatatcacagccaaaaatatgtcactaatttctaataaatCTTTGTTTTTCACTTGAAACATTCGCTTTTTCCAAGGTTAATATAGTGTGTAGGTAATGACATtgtcatatataaccgaatcagatgtgtgGTGACACGAAAGTTCTGTATAAACGCCATCTCCTAAGGAGACTCCTTctttagcgaaaatattttgtgaaacacaaacAAATTGTAGTCAACCAATGCAAAAAAGGTGTCATCGAACTTACGTGCTAAGCCAATGCTAATGTCATTACCTCTCCACATTATATCTACCTTGGTTTTTTGAGTTCTTAGACTAGGTATTCAGTTCATTTAGTCCAAGAAGCGGCACGACTCGAAATATAACCCGATGTTTACCTCTACGTTATTTTAACGGAACGAGTTATTGTATCATTGCCACGAAAATATCGGTCGACCGCACGTGTTCTCTTCTGTTTCAGTTTTATGATAATTAATTTCGCAATGATTCACatcgatgaaaaaaaaggtttttccgTTTCAACTAATAAAGACATTGAATTCTGCAGCAGTAACGATTGGTTTGGATCTGATCAAATAAATGTTACGTTGAAATTTGGTTAATATAATTAGGGCTATTTTCGGATTGATTTCAGTGTTCAGTCGATCAGCTGAAGCTCATTTTTATACGAAGTTACTATttgcctgccaatagtcaaattattactaatgatgctattggcaggcacCTTCCAATAGCATCtcccttatacaaaatgctgATGGCAGGCGAACTtgcctgcgaatagtgttttcccttttacggaggctattggcaggcgaaCTTGCCTGGGAATAgtgtttttccttttacaaagactatttgcaggcgaaatggcctgccaatagcatctacgatttttataattgaaaagGGTGCTATCAGGACTTTTCTCTACGTAATAACGGTTCATGCGTTGAAAGTTGTTTATTGGATAGAGTTAGAAAAAATGATTAACTGTTGGGCTATTATTGTCGGAAACCCGACCCCAACACGAGAAACATATGAGAACTCGAAACCCAAAAGCGAAGCTATTCTGGTACTATAATTGGAAGGGCAACTTTTTCCATAGAAATTTTCTTGTGATCCACTAATCTCCTAAGAAAGCCCATATTCCGTTCCACCTTTCGAAGTGTTTAATCttcttatcgaaaatttttaaccagttctgttttgtggtttttgtCGTCAACACATCATTGTATGTCTATCAGAGCTTATCCACTATTTATAACTTCACAGTGAAATGATCGTCGTCTTGATAATAATTTACTTTACATTATCGGCATATATCGCATCGTTGATAAATAGTGTTGATCCTCCTGAAGGAAGCTTTGACGAAACGTGTCATCTGCCCATAGCTACCTTATATTACAATGGCAGCTACAATGAGGTAAGAAGTGAGATGTGTAATGCATTTGGATCACAATGAAACGAATCGACCTCTGTTGATAGTGGAATCCCAAAGTGACTACTCCACCTGGCCTATACATTTTCACAGTTCCACCGATTAAACTTTTGGACCTGCCATGTACCATTTATAACTTGAGATACTGCAATGTGTTCTTCAATACGATCAGCTTTATTTTACTGAATTTCGTTGTGTTGCATTATCAAGTGAGTTTCAGTTTTGTGGTAACATTATGACAAAAAAGTAGAAGAGTAAAACGAAATCCAATAATTTAAGCCGACCACGACCAAGGCGAAGAGAATCAGCATTACAATCAATTTGGCCATTTTCCCCTTGaattatttcttttcgtttctgTATTATACGGATCCACTGTCGACTTTATTGCATCTTCTCATGCACTACCTGTGGATTAAAAAATGCTACAAGGGGTCGGCAGTTGCAGGtgagaaattttccaattttctaaAGCATGCAAATCAGTCTTGATATACGTTTTGAGTTATGCGGTCATCGCactctaaaaaaaacacatccATATTCTTGAAGAACTATGCGCACTATAATTGCACTGTAACATGTAACTAGTATGCGATGGCTCTGTGGCTACGCACTAGACTTCCATCAAATTGATCCGGGTTCGATTACCGTTTCCGACAATCCACATCCATTTATTTCAAGCAATTgtatcgcattggtaacgtccgaaagttcactcaagcttcataatttggatagttgcagtgtgtttggtggctaTGTACGCACTCGTATGAcgtaaatagcctcaatacgaacaacacacactctacggataatagcggcagagtcaaaatgacccaaaattatatcggctaaatttgaagattttggacaaaatgatgtatggacgacttgttcattatcaaaaataaggggcaccttccatacatcacttttcgattggaccaCGGAACCACCCgcagagtgtgtgttgtttgtattgaggctatttagtaTGACGCAACCAAAATGAATTTGTGACCACAtatctagcctacatttaggagAGATATCAATTAAGCTCCTATCTTTCCTCAGAtggtatttgcatacttcgaggcgtgatTCGATGCTCAATGTTTTCCTACAGATGTGAT from Bradysia coprophila strain Holo2 unplaced genomic scaffold, BU_Bcop_v1 contig_732, whole genome shotgun sequence carries:
- the LOC119084402 gene encoding odorant receptor 22a-like — encoded protein: MFTIKIDKTFLQIIKLFYQVGIWQSSKESRFRETGRKLFYAFFGALFPIFLATNAFLCTDRNESIFSANGAIIVSVLYVKLLYLLFKKQEILGFFNDQSVVHSIENREIYEKTSKTIRKFMSFVRPYCLAFFITAFLLVLIELPIFSARKGLPAFISLSWNDSEIIYWLAYFYVTFSIFMCISINLFTPFIWYIMLNYSIEYELLGHKCRRLGAGKKTVETRVKKQKDFGLTQRSMFAESLIVLIKAHRSLAGTIERFRSCFSTLFMGQITTSGIGICVSVYNLAFASKESIVQREMNLVLLLYGIFDILFVMYLANDITLASDRLSYCLFESNWTEQTESCKKYVLIMGEVLKQPQRLMILIYPMNLETFMTIINGAYSMFNILKNFQ